A window of Echeneis naucrates chromosome 13, fEcheNa1.1, whole genome shotgun sequence contains these coding sequences:
- the LOC115053161 gene encoding odorant receptor 131-2-like, with product MKDNMITVQFLVILFLFINLLLIITFFQKECFYTATRYILFAVTLLSDSLVLFLSDVLAILNQFNILIHVWLCIIFCVVVIMYTTLTPVTLTAMTLERYVAVCMPLRHGELCSTRNTINCILIIHALSSVPSIFIFSSFFGSASLKLYTQYQLCSMQIFIIYLWQQHLRSAIYQLQFLIMCIIIVFCYVKIMKVAKAASGEDKQSSRKGLRTVALHGFQLLLCLIQLWCPFIESALFHIDFVVFHYVRYFNYIVFYLVPKCLSPLIYGLRDEIFFHALKSYLSFGLYKGNLN from the coding sequence ATGAAGGATAATATGATTACTGTCCAGTTCCTGGTTATATTATTTCTGTtcatcaacttgttgctcatcataaccttttttcaaaaagagtgtttctacacaGCAACACGCtacatcttatttgctgttacattactaTCTGATAGTTTGGTGTTATTCCTTTCTGATGTCCTTGCTATTTTGAACCAGTTTAATATCCTCATTCATGTTTGGTTGTGTATAATTTTCTGTGTTGTGGTAATTATGTATACTACACtcacaccagtgactctgacagcaatgactctggagcgttatgtggctgtttgtatgccgctgcgtcatggagagctctgctccacacgtaatactattaactgtatcctcatcattcatgctctcagctctgtgccctctatttttattttctcctccttctttggatctgcatccctaaaACTTTACACCCAATATCAGTTATGTTCTATGCAGATATTTATAATTTACTTATGGCAGCAACATCTGAGGTCAGCTATAtatcaattacagtttttgatcATGTGCATCATAATTGTTTTTtgctatgttaaaataatgaaagtggccaaagctgcatcaggagaggataagcagtcatcaaggaaagggctcaggacagtggctcttcatggtttccagctgctgctctgtctcatccagctgtggtgtcccttcattgaatctgcattgtttcatattgattttgttgtatttcattaTGTCAGATACTTCAACTATATAGTATTTTATCTTGTGCCAAAATGTCTGAGCcctctcatttatggcctcagagatgagattttctttcatgcactgaaAAGTTATCTCTCCTTTGGGTTGTATAAAGGAAATCTGAATTGA
- the LOC115053163 gene encoding odorant receptor 131-2-like codes for MADNTSLAGEFLQRQINEQVLIVQVLVIIFLCINLLLIIIFFQKEHFYTTARYILFAVALVADSFVLFISDVLLIFSYFRFTMQIWLCVIISILIFMYIVVTPVTLTAMTLERYVAVCMPLRHGEICSTRSTVHCILIIHGISSLPCIVILSMFFVSASLTLYKKSKICSLEMFSLYLWHDHVRSAIQLLFFLIMCIIIVFSYVKIMKVAKTASGEDKQSSNKGLKTVALHGFQLLLCLIQLLCPFVESWMFHIDFRLFVQVRYFNYVTFYLAPRCLNPLIYGLRNEAFSQAMKNYVCISSFKRNAS; via the coding sequence ATGGCAGATAACACTTCACTGGCTGGTGAATTTCTGCAGCGACAGATTAATGAGCAGGTCTTGATTGTTCAGGTCCTGGTaataatttttctctgcatcaacttgttgctcatcataatcttttttcaaaaagagcaTTTCTACACAACTGCACGTtacatcttatttgctgttGCATTGGTGGCAGATAGTTTTGTGTTATTCATTTCTGATGTGCTGCTCATCTTCAGCTATTTTCGTTTTACCATGCAaatttggttgtgtgtcattatctctattttgatttttatgtatattgtagtcacaccagtgactctgacagcaatgactctggagcgttatgtggctgtttgtatgccgctgcgTCACGGAGAGATCTGCTCCACACGCAGCACTGTGcactgtatcctcatcattcatggcATCAGCTCTTTGCCCTGTATTGTTATTCtctcaatgttttttgtgtcagcATCTCTCACTCTCTATAAGAAATCTAAGATATGTTCATTAGAAATGTTCAGTCTTTATTTGTGGCATGATCATGTCAGGTCAGCTATTCAACTGCTCTTCTTCCTGATCATGTGCATCATCATAGTTTTCtcctatgttaaaataatgaaagtggccaaaactgcatcaggagaggataagcagtcatcaaaCAAAGGACTTaagacagtggctcttcatggtttccagctgctgctctgtctcatccagctgttaTGTCCATTTGTAGAGAGCTGGATGTTTCATATTGATTTCAGATTATTTGTTCAAGTCAGATACTTTAATTATGTAACGTTTTATCTAGCACCAAGATGTCTGAATCCTCTCATATATGGCCTCAGAAATGAAGCTTTTTCTCAAGCAATGAAAAACTATGTCTGCAttagttcatttaaaagaaacgCTAGCTGA